The genomic stretch AAACTCCCTTCATCACTAGCTGGGCTGCCATTGTTGCTGCATTTCACAACCAgagctgatgatgatgatgaaggaaACAGAGACAATCTGGCTGAAGGGACTATGTTATGGAAACAAATTTCGGGGATCAAACTCGAACATGGGTTTCAGGTGCTTGCTGTGATGATGGTTACCATGGAGGCGATCAAATTTGCACTGCTGATTTTCAGGATGAGATAAATATCAGTATCATGTTGCAGTAGGACCCACCAAATTGTTCATCTACTTTTTCTATTGTCTTTCTACATACATGATTCTTTATAACTAATTTCCATGTTATTTCTGTTCTCATGCTCATGAAAAACTAGAAGAAAAATAAACATTCAACAGATACAGTAATTAGCTTATACTCTGTGTGACCTCCGTCCTATTAATAACGACTCAAAGCACTCCAGGTACGGAGAATAAGAATGCAATTTGACTTGTTACTTGTAAAACAAATTTTAGGCACCTTTTTGGGTTTGAGACATTACAAATTAAACAACCCAAAAGTGGCTTTGCGGGCGTGCTATCTCACCTCAAAACTCACATTTTTCACCTCAAAAAACATTCCTTCAATTGTGTGCAAAAAATAAAGATATGTTTTGAATAGAAGGAACTTTTAAACGTTATCAAGAGCTTATAAACTCCTACATAGCTTATAAAATGTGAAAATAAATATGTTCGTCAATCCCATCCTACTTCTTTGTGATCTTATAAGAAACAATCATATTACCAAAACACTACTAAAATTTGTATTTTCAATGTATTCTCTTCTCATTTCATCATCCTCAAATTTCTTTAACTTAACCTTTTCAGACATTATTTCTCTAAAATTGTGGAACTTATAAGCTCTGTAAAATATGCTTAGCCAAACACCCTCCAAACACCATTCACCAAAACAAGGCTTATCTAACAGCAAATCAATCATATTTTCGCAGGATTACAAATGATAGTACCACACAGAGGCAGGCACTTCCACAAAACTTTTAAAAGTATCCGTACAAAAGAAAAAGGTAACTCTAATATCATTAATTCAGAGTGCTCAGGATGTGATGAATTATTAGAAGAGTTCTTAACAAACAAGGATACaattaattaaacataaacaaaacGGTTTTCATGGCTTAATCTCTCACTGAAAGCAGAAAATGAAGCTAATGTAAGCATGTGTGTACTCAATAAGACtgcttagaccatccacaataggcgcccagcgaccgcccagccgagcgccggcgctgggcggttcgctgggcggtctattgcagccgcccagcggctgagtggagagagaaaccgcgcagcgctgggcggtggcGTGGCGCTcagcggtcggctgggcggtccgttcggcgctattgcagctcccggatcgcccagcgcaccgcccagcgcgaaatttaattttttttttttcgaaacactatatatacgcgctttgctcggcattttcattcgcaccacttgtttttccgacatgcgccaaacggcggctcatattcgactccaaaaggatttaattgaagagttatgagcacggaggattgaccgccgttagtttttttttaattatgtaattttttttaattaatgtactttttaaattttattaatattagtgaattttctcgtttttgtgtcgtaaattaaatttcgcatattgtgtgattgttaattatttcattttgtatatatttgttaatagtgatgtggatattatgtggctgggctatggctaggctattgctgggctatttgcttgttttgatgatgtggcaggaggatttttagtgctgctgatgtggcagtggctgggctattgctgggctattcctattgtggatggtcttagaaCGCGGGAGGCCATACATTTCAATAGTTCAAcgaaaatatgaaaattattcAGCTCGAGTAACTCGATTTTGAAGGCGAGGCATTTGATAAACagtgataaaattaaaaaaggatTGAAAAGGAGGTCGCAGAGTTAGAAACGCAAAGGAAAGAGAGAAAACCAGGCGAAAAAGACTCTCAATGGGTTACGATCAGATATCCGATTTTAGACCATCTTCGGGCACGGCATTCCTGTAGAGGGTGAATTTGGACGAGGATAACTCACAAATTTGAACGAATGTGTGGCTGTTAAGTGTTAACTATAGAAACGCATagtaaaatatacaaataaagataCAGcttataaaaaatactccctccatccgccatTGGAGTCCCATTTCTTGGcagaatgagttagtagaacctattaaataaaagtgaatCAAACTTCTATTCATGGAGGAGCATATATCAATATGAGGGAGCACTATACTCCATAATATGTTACTagcatataaataaaataactagAAAAAATACAACTCAATTATAATTAAACGAATGAAATAGTATTTACTAATATTGTTTGTATTAATGTTATTAATTCCTCTAATTTCTAGAAATATGAACTTTAGAAATAGTACTGCGTTTTAATACAAAGAGAGGGGaataggaaaaataaataagaggAAGAGATTAAGCAGTAGAATTAAGAGAGGAAGAGATTGTCAGTGAATTGtgaatttgttttttaaaatcaaataaaaaggaaagagttttTTAACTTCAGAAAATGAATGGACTATTAGTTGTAGttaaagtacattaattttttttatataagtattatatttaatgtggtGAAACGATATGGAGTACTAGACACTTGGTGTATATTGCTTTACAACACCTCAATCGCTCTCATAAATTGCCTTTTTGTAAAATTTCATTCAGTTTATACACTAGTAATTATATAACGACTGTGCTCATATTTATTGTTTGCACAAATATGCATATTCAGTAATAAGAGAATAGTGGGTATCAAATCGATATCCCTTGTCCATTCCAAATTTGATATATTATGATACAGAGTTAATACCATATCAAATATCAACTATTGAATTTTACAACTCACAATATTTATAGGAATGCAAACACAACTAATAACCATTAAAAATGTGAATCTCTCCATATAATTTCAAagagtactactatattatttattatttttgaactCAGTACAAAAATTTCTctaattttacttttttatttatcacTTTTACCTATTATACTTTTCTTAAATATATCTGGTCGATTTCACATGCGCAATAAGAATTCCAATTTTTCATAAGAAAACTtgctatatttatattattttctttgcGTAAGAATTGATCTAATCAATAACTTAGGTTCACATTCTGTAAAATCTTACTAGAAAAACTATATGTACTAATACTAGAAAGCAAAATTCTAGATGATGTACAATCATGACTTAAAAAAAACTTTACCAGCAAAAACTATGTATAATAACTAAAATTGTAGATATTGATTGACGTAGACATAATtcacttttaaaaaatactttatttatttcttaaaaattttaaaatataaacttttaaaGTGATACTACATGTTTTAAtatacaattggtaaaataaaaaatagatatgTTTTAGTAGATGAATGATCTGCTACACACCTTATGTGAGCACCATTCGTGAGCACCATGCTTGTTTAAGACACGTTAAacattgtttgttttgttttttatgtctagtttgattctaatacattaaatattaatattgacacttttaattttacatttttcataaaaatcaaaactcgatttatcatattattcatttacttaaaATTATAAAGGAAATGATtaaatcgagctttgatttttatgaaaattttaaaattaaaagtgtcaatattaatttttaatgtattagaatcaaactaaatatataaaacaaaacaaacaatgtTTAACGTGTCTTAAACAAGCATGGTGCTCACAGATGGTGCTCACGTAAGGTGTGTAGCATATCATTCTTATGTTTTAGtatacaattggtaaagtaaaaaatagatagaaagagtgattgaaatatttttagttgagaaatatttttcttaaaatagaaattgcatatttttaagggataaaaaaatgaaataattttatgAGATGAAAAGAGTAATACTTTTTGAAGTTAAATAACATAAATACCCCtactatttattatatttattaaaaaagacAGCATTTacaaaaagtgattgaagtCTCTCTTTCTAATGGTCATTATACAGAGGTGCTATCTTCCCCGATTTGTGAAATACTTTTGCttcttaatttatataaaataaaataattaaatagatTTATCGTTCGTATCTATGTCAATCAATACAAATGGAATTACACAATCTAGCAAACCGAAAATTCTATTGAAATGTGTCTTCGAAATTCAATATTACtggattttaataattttgcgAATCATTTACCGTGTTAAGCATAATTGGTCCATTAGAagtcttattttgtcatttttgtctaATTTCCATAAGaagttccatttcatttctatCATTTTTATTTGCAAAGTCAAAAGACTTCCTAAAATCTACGCTAATAAAAATGAGACTTTTaattgggacagagggagtgtAAGTTAATGGTTATTGTATTAGGTGTTGTTCAATTGTTATAACTTATTATCTAATTATCTAGAATGATTATAACTCATTCACATTGataatacttatatatagtCGTAAAATATAATCTTTATGAGCTTAGTACTTACTAATATTTCTAGCTCTTTTATTTGATACTAATATTATaaggtaaaataaaatagaaatggaTGGTGGGTGAATGGACATCCCCACTAGCAAGCGTATATTAAGCGCATCCTCTCAAATTGCAACGACAAACACAGGAATCTCCTCAATTCCCTCTCTCCATATAATTTAACTAGCCCCTTTTTGGATCTCGACTCACACCTTATTCTATTATATATCCGATcccttaaataaaaataatattgagAAGAATGGCGGCGGCATCGCGAGAGGAGAACGTGTACATGGCGAAGCTGGCGGAGCAGGCGGAGCGGTACGAGGAGATGGTGGAGTTCATGGAGAAGGTGTCGGGCGCGCtgggagagaaggaggagctgaGCGTGGAGGAGCGGAACCTGCTCTCCGTGGCCTACAAGAACGTCATCGGGGCGAGGCGCGCCTCGTGGCGGATCATCTCCTCCATCGAGCAGAAGGAGGAGTCGAAGGGGAACGGGGACCACGTCGCCACCATCAAGACGTACCGCTCCAAGATCGAGAAGGAGCTCTGCACCATCTGCGACGGCATACTCAAGATGCTCGATGACCGCCTCGTCCCCTCCGCCTCCTCCGGCGACTCTAAGGTCTTTTACCTTAAGATGAAGGGCGATTATCATAGGTACTCGGCTGAGTTTAAGACTGGCGCTGAGAGGAAAGAGGCTGCTGAGAGCACTCTCTCCGCCTACAAGTCTGCTCAGGTATTGTATTAATTTATTGACTGACTATCTGTATTAATTATTCAATGATGTTGTTTAAATTGAAACGCCAATTTAAAGTTATTATTGCCATTTTATAAAATTGCAATCATATAAGTTCCTACACACTTGTAGGACCATATAAGTGTTTTGTGCACATGTACAACATCAATTTTGGACT from Salvia splendens isolate huo1 chromosome 15, SspV2, whole genome shotgun sequence encodes the following:
- the LOC121766573 gene encoding 14-3-3 protein 2-like, with product MAAASREENVYMAKLAEQAERYEEMVEFMEKVSGALGEKEELSVEERNLLSVAYKNVIGARRASWRIISSIEQKEESKGNGDHVATIKTYRSKIEKELCTICDGILKMLDDRLVPSASSGDSKVFYLKMKGDYHRYSAEFKTGAERKEAAESTLSAYKSAQDIANTELAPTHPIRLGLALNFSVFYYEILNSPDRACSLAKQAFDEAIAELDTLGEESYKDSTLIMQLLRDNLTLWTSDVQEEGADEIKEAPKAEEGQPL